One window of the Octopus sinensis linkage group LG3, ASM634580v1, whole genome shotgun sequence genome contains the following:
- the LOC115209792 gene encoding GDP-fucose transporter 1-like isoform X1 — protein MHFGLPFFITTIHFVFWQFMNRPFLSLSQKPLKLLFQFCKMISVTRSRIKDGEIWRVTSVIFLYWIVSLSLIFVNKHILSGSFGNYDMSIFVAWYQCCTASIMIFLAGLVFNFMKWSFQIPTVHPRTLLEQDILILSYTFVGGLTLNNLMLKHISVAFYQVARSFTLVFTVMLSVYILCKPFTRKVLLCCFLVIGGFSLSVKEEDVSGTLSLWGILYGIVASFFVALCGIYLKKGEKIVMGDTLKLTYCNSINGAIIFIPLIYSSGQLSMVLNSPTFYDPWFWIFLTCSGLLSLGIGWASALQIKYTSPVTHHISINAKSVVQTIMAVLYFQEQKSFLWWCGNLLVVSGIMVYAYEKIYSNENEKVRSPLPPISSGSSHNNEDKNEPSTPRMFYP, from the coding sequence AATGATTTCAGTAACAAGAAGCAGGATTAAAGACGGTGAAATATGGAGAGTGACAagtgttattttcctttattgGATTGTATCTTTGTCTCTTATCTTTGTGAACAAGCACATTTTGAGCGGCAGCTTCGGGAACTATGACATGTCAATATTTGTAGCCTGGTATCAATGCTGCACGGCTTCTATCATGATTTTCCTGGCTGGACTCGTGTTCAACTTCATGAAATGGTCTTTCCAGATTCCTACAGTTCACCCAAGGACGCTTTTGGAACAGGATATTTTGATTCTGTCCTATACCTTCGTCGGGGGTTTAACTTTAAACAATTTGATGCTTAAGCACATTAGTGTAGCATTTTACCAAGTGGCTCGCTCATTCACATTAGTCTTTACTGTTATGCTGTCAGTTTACATACTTTGTAAACCATTTACACGTAAAGTTCTTCTCTGTTGTTTCTTGGTGATTGGTGGGTTCTCACTGAGTGTGAAAGAAGAAGATGTTTCAGGTACCTTATCATTATGGGGTATCCTCTATGGAATTGTTGCTAGTTTTTTTGTTGCACTTTGTGGAATCTATctaaaaaagggagagaaaatagttATGGGAGACACTTTAAAATTGACTTATTGCAATAGCATCAATGGAGCCATTATCTTCATTCCTTTAATATATAGCTCAGGGCAGTTATCTATGGTGCTTAATTCACCGACATTTTACGACCCATGGTTTTGGATATTTCTTACCTGTTCAGGACTGTTAAGTTTAGGCATTGGCTGGGCCAGTGCTCTTCAAATCAAATATACTTCCCCAGTGACCCATCACATAAGTATAAATGCAAAGTCAGTAGTTCAGACTATTATGGCTGTGTTGTACTTTCAGGAACAGAAATCTTTTCTGTGGTGGTGTGGAAACCTCCTTGTTGTTTCGGGTATAATGGTTTACGCCTATGAAAAGATCTATTCTAACGAAAACGAGAAAGTCAGATCACCTTTACCACCAATTAGTTCAGGAAGTAGCCACAATAACGAAGACAAAAATGAACCATCGACTCCTCGAATGTTCTatccttaa
- the LOC115209792 gene encoding GDP-fucose transporter 1-like isoform X2 yields MISVTRSRIKDGEIWRVTSVIFLYWIVSLSLIFVNKHILSGSFGNYDMSIFVAWYQCCTASIMIFLAGLVFNFMKWSFQIPTVHPRTLLEQDILILSYTFVGGLTLNNLMLKHISVAFYQVARSFTLVFTVMLSVYILCKPFTRKVLLCCFLVIGGFSLSVKEEDVSGTLSLWGILYGIVASFFVALCGIYLKKGEKIVMGDTLKLTYCNSINGAIIFIPLIYSSGQLSMVLNSPTFYDPWFWIFLTCSGLLSLGIGWASALQIKYTSPVTHHISINAKSVVQTIMAVLYFQEQKSFLWWCGNLLVVSGIMVYAYEKIYSNENEKVRSPLPPISSGSSHNNEDKNEPSTPRMFYP; encoded by the coding sequence ATGATTTCAGTAACAAGAAGCAGGATTAAAGACGGTGAAATATGGAGAGTGACAagtgttattttcctttattgGATTGTATCTTTGTCTCTTATCTTTGTGAACAAGCACATTTTGAGCGGCAGCTTCGGGAACTATGACATGTCAATATTTGTAGCCTGGTATCAATGCTGCACGGCTTCTATCATGATTTTCCTGGCTGGACTCGTGTTCAACTTCATGAAATGGTCTTTCCAGATTCCTACAGTTCACCCAAGGACGCTTTTGGAACAGGATATTTTGATTCTGTCCTATACCTTCGTCGGGGGTTTAACTTTAAACAATTTGATGCTTAAGCACATTAGTGTAGCATTTTACCAAGTGGCTCGCTCATTCACATTAGTCTTTACTGTTATGCTGTCAGTTTACATACTTTGTAAACCATTTACACGTAAAGTTCTTCTCTGTTGTTTCTTGGTGATTGGTGGGTTCTCACTGAGTGTGAAAGAAGAAGATGTTTCAGGTACCTTATCATTATGGGGTATCCTCTATGGAATTGTTGCTAGTTTTTTTGTTGCACTTTGTGGAATCTATctaaaaaagggagagaaaatagttATGGGAGACACTTTAAAATTGACTTATTGCAATAGCATCAATGGAGCCATTATCTTCATTCCTTTAATATATAGCTCAGGGCAGTTATCTATGGTGCTTAATTCACCGACATTTTACGACCCATGGTTTTGGATATTTCTTACCTGTTCAGGACTGTTAAGTTTAGGCATTGGCTGGGCCAGTGCTCTTCAAATCAAATATACTTCCCCAGTGACCCATCACATAAGTATAAATGCAAAGTCAGTAGTTCAGACTATTATGGCTGTGTTGTACTTTCAGGAACAGAAATCTTTTCTGTGGTGGTGTGGAAACCTCCTTGTTGTTTCGGGTATAATGGTTTACGCCTATGAAAAGATCTATTCTAACGAAAACGAGAAAGTCAGATCACCTTTACCACCAATTAGTTCAGGAAGTAGCCACAATAACGAAGACAAAAATGAACCATCGACTCCTCGAATGTTCTatccttaa